The following proteins are co-located in the Diaphorobacter sp. HDW4B genome:
- a CDS encoding MetQ/NlpA family ABC transporter substrate-binding protein, whose translation MTLVSSTRRALLAAATSVLAISTVSLGLVGTAQAQDATKKQLIIGGTAGSNIDQLQAGIVPLLQKKGYKVKLVEFNDYVQPNLALADGSLDANFFQHEVYFNQFKGDRKLDLVALTQGPIAPMGIYSKTRKSLAEAKPGDRIALPNDASNLARALLLVQQAGLIKVKSNVNPLRISELDIAENPQKLKFVPLDAAQLPRSLDDVQFAIINGNFAISSGLKLQDAVVLEKTPDHYLNIVAVKTKDKDAQWAKDLNEAFHSVDFKTVVDSKFAGYAKPNFLQ comes from the coding sequence ATGACTTTGGTTTCGTCTACCCGCCGCGCACTTCTGGCAGCCGCTACATCGGTGCTCGCCATTTCCACGGTATCGCTTGGTCTGGTGGGCACGGCTCAGGCGCAGGACGCCACCAAGAAGCAACTGATCATCGGTGGCACCGCTGGCTCGAACATCGACCAACTGCAGGCCGGCATCGTGCCGCTGCTGCAGAAGAAGGGCTACAAGGTCAAGCTGGTCGAATTCAACGACTACGTGCAGCCGAATCTGGCGCTGGCCGATGGGTCGCTCGACGCCAATTTCTTCCAGCACGAGGTCTACTTCAACCAGTTCAAGGGCGACCGCAAGCTTGATCTGGTGGCGCTGACGCAGGGCCCGATCGCGCCGATGGGCATTTACTCGAAGACCCGCAAGTCGCTGGCCGAGGCCAAGCCCGGTGATCGCATCGCGCTGCCGAATGACGCGAGCAATCTGGCGCGTGCGCTGCTGCTGGTGCAGCAAGCGGGTCTCATCAAGGTGAAGTCGAACGTGAATCCGCTGCGCATCTCGGAACTGGACATTGCCGAGAATCCGCAGAAGCTCAAGTTCGTGCCGCTCGATGCCGCGCAACTGCCGCGCTCGCTGGACGATGTGCAGTTCGCCATCATCAATGGCAACTTCGCTATCTCTTCGGGTCTGAAGCTGCAGGACGCCGTGGTGCTGGAGAAGACGCCAGACCACTACCTGAACATCGTGGCCGTGAAGACCAAGGACAAGGATGCGCAATGGGCCAAGGATTTGAACGAGGCCTTCCATTCGGTCGATTTCAAGACGGTGGTGGACAGCAAGTTTGCGGGTTACGCCAAGCCGAATTTTCTGCAGTGA
- a CDS encoding ExeM/NucH family extracellular endonuclease, with amino-acid sequence MPLHALCSGLVLSLVSAGVLAAPVPFSGSYSQNFNSLANSGTNAPWTNDSTLAGWSLFTKDAAAISQINVGSGGGTGGSYYSFGLDAADRALGVLASSGAYFGSPGSGAIAGWIALALVNNTASVIDAVTLRFNGEQWRYGGSTVAQSMTLEWGLGDSFATVATWNAAGDTFTWTAPVGSGTAGAIDGNAAGLVSQVGGDLRGLAWGAGKTLWLRWVQKRTTSGSSNGLAIDDVVIKSTGADTAPPVIQSSAPANNATNVSTMGGITLQFDEAVQAGDGSFELRKGSTVVATYAANDASKVTFSGQSVSIKPGAELDANTAYTLASVGSPVKDMSSNVWAGGAVNFTTGAAIPTTRISAIQGNSDASPLLGQTVTIDAVVTAYMPGVSGFYVQEQESNYDADASTSEGVLVYYGGTNPGVSEATVGKRVKLTAVVDEFNKLTELKNVSNFQILGDGVMPKPVPLTLPITDMALWERYEGMLVQITSATSGGKLVVSDNYTLGRYGDLVLSADKVLAQFTDENVPSQSGFAEYVKTTQRAQIILDDASSKQNPDAVRGRNGQPLSASNTLRAGDGVSSVVGVLDQFYSAMTPPEDYQTSYRVQPTQALNFTGAERPMAADLQTALGKASVKVASANVLNFFSKVGDTSINTKDVFTTPLGNSIGIRGANTVLELDRQKAKVVANLIGLQADVYGLMEVQNNGFADDSALKLLIDAMNASADKPAGALYAFVKAPFNQGAGTTMAGAGTDAITVAIVYRSDKVTPVGAAAVPNVGTYDAFTPNVGGARVPVAQTFSVPTSTGTEQFTVVVNHFKSKGSLLATGGNGDIADGQGNNNPARVKTATQLKDWLATKPTGSDSANVILVGDFNAYAKEDPVTYLESNGYAKVSSGYSYSFDGLWGSLDHIFVTPNLVSKVGKVVKWAINAEEPTVLDYNTEFKTPDQIANYYAATAYRSSDHNPIVMGLNFEAPPVNKPPVIKGVPTTATPVTVGQSTTLAALSVEDADSEQLVLTLTATNGNVQGVTDADTQLAGLQLKGTPVQINTQLGKASFVASAQGDANVGLSVTDGTNDAVTANYAFKVTAVVDPGTSFEVIPGAGGNVTGSLQGAGCKLASPPQYVTPQSLGITTMPSAGAKLPHGLLVLNAKGCDAGGALTVTMNYSQPLPERAELWKWGRTADNQTKHWYRVPYKVTGQTVSFELKDGGLGDDDLKADGNIADPTALVAPQAVVPPAATVAVPVMNIWGLLLLGLSFLPFAPLARRFSRRN; translated from the coding sequence ATGCCACTGCACGCGCTTTGCAGTGGCCTGGTGCTCAGCTTGGTGTCTGCTGGTGTGCTGGCTGCGCCGGTGCCGTTCTCGGGCAGCTACTCCCAGAATTTCAATTCGCTGGCCAACTCCGGCACCAATGCGCCGTGGACCAATGACAGCACCTTGGCGGGCTGGTCGCTGTTCACCAAGGATGCGGCAGCCATCTCGCAGATCAACGTGGGCAGCGGTGGTGGCACGGGCGGCAGCTACTACAGCTTTGGCTTGGATGCCGCGGACCGCGCGCTGGGCGTGCTGGCATCCAGCGGCGCTTATTTCGGCTCGCCGGGGTCCGGCGCCATCGCTGGCTGGATTGCGCTGGCGTTGGTCAACAACACGGCTTCGGTGATCGATGCAGTCACGCTGCGCTTCAATGGCGAGCAGTGGCGCTATGGCGGCAGCACTGTCGCACAGAGCATGACGCTGGAGTGGGGGTTGGGAGACAGCTTTGCGACTGTGGCGACATGGAATGCGGCAGGTGACACCTTCACCTGGACGGCCCCTGTGGGCAGCGGCACGGCTGGTGCCATCGATGGCAACGCGGCAGGTCTTGTGTCACAAGTTGGCGGTGATCTGCGCGGCCTCGCATGGGGCGCTGGAAAGACGCTGTGGCTGCGCTGGGTGCAAAAGCGCACGACCAGCGGATCGAGCAACGGCCTTGCCATCGACGATGTCGTCATCAAGAGCACGGGTGCCGATACAGCACCGCCAGTGATTCAGTCATCCGCGCCTGCCAACAACGCCACCAATGTCTCCACCATGGGTGGCATCACGCTGCAATTCGACGAAGCGGTGCAGGCGGGCGACGGCTCGTTCGAGTTGCGCAAGGGCAGCACGGTCGTGGCGACTTATGCGGCGAACGATGCGAGCAAGGTCACCTTCAGCGGCCAGAGCGTGAGCATCAAGCCGGGGGCGGAGCTGGATGCGAACACCGCGTACACCTTGGCATCCGTGGGCTCGCCGGTCAAGGACATGTCGAGCAACGTCTGGGCAGGTGGTGCGGTGAATTTCACGACTGGCGCAGCCATTCCCACCACGCGCATTTCGGCCATTCAGGGCAATTCGGATGCATCGCCGCTGCTCGGCCAGACCGTCACCATCGATGCGGTGGTCACGGCCTACATGCCGGGTGTGTCGGGCTTCTATGTGCAGGAGCAGGAGTCCAACTACGACGCCGATGCGAGCACTTCAGAAGGCGTGCTGGTCTACTACGGCGGCACGAATCCGGGTGTGAGCGAAGCGACGGTCGGCAAGCGCGTGAAGCTCACCGCCGTGGTCGACGAGTTCAACAAGCTGACGGAATTGAAGAACGTCAGCAACTTCCAGATTCTGGGCGATGGCGTGATGCCCAAGCCCGTGCCGCTCACGCTGCCGATCACCGACATGGCACTGTGGGAGCGCTACGAAGGCATGCTGGTGCAGATCACTTCCGCGACCAGCGGCGGCAAGCTCGTGGTGAGCGACAACTACACCTTGGGTCGTTACGGTGACCTGGTGCTGTCCGCCGACAAGGTGCTTGCGCAATTCACCGATGAAAACGTGCCCAGCCAAAGCGGCTTTGCGGAGTATGTGAAGACCACGCAGCGCGCACAAATCATTCTGGACGATGCAAGCTCCAAGCAGAACCCGGACGCGGTGCGTGGCCGAAACGGTCAGCCACTGTCCGCGAGCAACACGCTGCGTGCGGGCGATGGGGTGAGCAGCGTCGTCGGCGTGCTCGACCAGTTCTACAGCGCCATGACACCGCCAGAGGACTACCAGACCAGCTACCGCGTGCAGCCCACGCAGGCATTGAATTTCACAGGTGCAGAACGCCCGATGGCGGCCGATCTGCAGACCGCGCTGGGCAAGGCCAGCGTCAAGGTCGCATCGGCCAACGTGCTCAATTTCTTCAGCAAGGTGGGCGACACGAGCATCAACACCAAGGACGTGTTCACCACGCCGCTGGGCAACAGCATCGGCATTCGCGGTGCCAACACAGTGTTGGAACTTGACCGCCAGAAAGCCAAGGTCGTCGCCAATCTGATCGGTCTGCAGGCCGATGTCTACGGTTTGATGGAAGTGCAGAACAATGGCTTTGCCGACGACAGCGCGCTCAAGCTGCTGATCGACGCCATGAACGCCAGCGCCGACAAACCTGCGGGCGCGCTGTATGCCTTTGTCAAGGCACCTTTCAATCAAGGCGCAGGGACGACGATGGCCGGGGCGGGCACGGATGCGATCACCGTCGCCATCGTCTACCGCAGCGACAAGGTCACCCCGGTAGGCGCAGCGGCGGTGCCGAACGTGGGCACCTATGACGCATTTACCCCCAACGTGGGCGGTGCGCGCGTGCCGGTGGCGCAGACCTTCTCGGTGCCTACATCGACGGGCACGGAGCAGTTCACCGTGGTGGTGAATCACTTCAAGTCCAAGGGTTCGCTGCTCGCCACCGGCGGCAACGGTGACATTGCCGACGGCCAGGGCAACAACAATCCCGCGCGCGTGAAGACCGCCACACAACTCAAGGACTGGCTTGCCACCAAGCCCACGGGATCGGACAGCGCGAACGTGATTCTGGTGGGCGACTTCAACGCCTATGCCAAGGAAGATCCGGTCACCTATCTCGAATCCAACGGCTACGCCAAGGTGTCGAGCGGTTACTCGTATTCGTTCGATGGCCTGTGGGGCTCGCTGGACCATATCTTCGTGACGCCGAATCTGGTCAGCAAGGTCGGCAAGGTCGTGAAATGGGCGATCAATGCGGAAGAGCCGACCGTGCTCGACTACAACACCGAGTTCAAGACACCCGACCAGATCGCCAACTACTACGCAGCAACGGCGTACCGCTCCAGCGACCACAACCCCATCGTGATGGGGCTGAATTTCGAGGCACCTCCGGTCAACAAGCCGCCAGTCATCAAGGGCGTGCCGACGACCGCAACGCCGGTGACGGTCGGCCAGAGCACCACGCTTGCAGCCCTCAGCGTGGAAGATGCGGACAGCGAGCAACTCGTGCTCACGCTCACCGCCACCAACGGCAATGTGCAAGGCGTGACCGATGCCGACACGCAGCTCGCGGGCCTGCAGCTGAAGGGCACACCCGTGCAGATCAACACGCAATTGGGCAAGGCCAGCTTTGTGGCCAGCGCACAAGGTGATGCGAACGTGGGCCTGAGCGTGACCGATGGAACGAACGATGCAGTCACCGCCAACTACGCATTCAAGGTGACGGCCGTGGTCGATCCAGGCACGAGCTTTGAGGTGATTCCCGGTGCGGGCGGCAACGTGACGGGATCGCTGCAAGGTGCTGGCTGCAAGCTCGCATCGCCACCGCAATACGTGACGCCGCAAAGCCTTGGCATCACCACCATGCCCAGCGCAGGCGCCAAGCTGCCGCACGGCCTGCTGGTGTTGAACGCCAAGGGCTGCGATGCAGGCGGCGCACTCACGGTGACGATGAACTATTCGCAGCCGCTGCCTGAACGCGCGGAACTCTGGAAGTGGGGCCGCACGGCAGACAACCAGACCAAGCACTGGTATCGCGTGCCGTACAAGGTGACGGGCCAGACGGTGAGTTTCGAGTTGAAGGACGGCGGTCTGGGCGACGATGATCTGAAGGCCGACGGGAACATCGCGGACCCGACCGCGCTGGTCGCACCGCAGGCCGTGGTGCCGCCTGCCGCAACGGTGGCAGTGCCAGTGATGAACATCTGGGGGCTGTTGCTGCTGGGCCTGTCGTTCCTGCCATTTGCACCGTTGGCACGACGCTTTTCGCGCAGGAACTGA
- a CDS encoding copper-binding protein: protein MKHNTQRSTAFHIAAGALVASLAFNAQAQDAAKMDHAGHDMSHAAEPTPAPAAAQQPAAESTQVMTDGEVIRINLMAGKVSIKHAAITNLNMPAMSMVFSLKNPADLTKLKDGDKVRFHVERENGALLITQIEVAAQ from the coding sequence ATGAAGCACAACACTCAACGCTCCACCGCTTTCCACATCGCCGCCGGCGCGCTCGTCGCCAGCCTGGCATTCAACGCGCAAGCACAGGATGCCGCCAAGATGGACCATGCCGGTCACGACATGAGCCATGCGGCAGAGCCCACTCCTGCCCCAGCCGCAGCACAACAACCCGCTGCAGAAAGCACGCAGGTGATGACCGATGGCGAGGTCATCCGCATCAACCTGATGGCAGGCAAGGTCAGCATCAAGCACGCGGCCATCACCAACCTGAACATGCCAGCGATGAGCATGGTGTTCTCGCTCAAGAACCCGGCGGACCTCACCAAGCTCAAGGACGGTGACAAGGTGCGCTTTCACGTCGAGCGCGAAAACGGCGCACTGCTGATCACGCAGATCGAAGTCGCGGCGCAATAA
- a CDS encoding DUF411 domain-containing protein, with protein MQKHTHNTTFNRRQLIAGLAAVIALPAFASKPAKIAVEVWKDPNCGCCGDWIKHMEDNGFSVKVHDSGNTAARAKLGLPARLGSCHTALVGNYLLEGHVPASDVHKLLKEKPKALGLAVPGMPVGSPGMDGPDYGGRKDPYDVLLVTRNLMNSDVSTSVFTSYR; from the coding sequence ATGCAAAAGCACACCCACAACACCACATTCAACCGCCGCCAGCTCATCGCCGGATTGGCCGCCGTCATCGCCCTGCCCGCCTTCGCGAGCAAGCCCGCGAAGATCGCCGTTGAAGTCTGGAAAGACCCGAACTGCGGCTGCTGCGGCGACTGGATCAAACACATGGAAGACAACGGTTTTTCCGTGAAGGTGCACGACAGCGGCAACACCGCCGCGCGCGCCAAGCTGGGCCTGCCAGCGCGCCTCGGCTCATGCCACACGGCGTTGGTCGGCAACTACCTGCTCGAAGGCCATGTGCCCGCATCAGACGTGCACAAGCTGCTCAAGGAAAAACCCAAGGCACTGGGCCTCGCCGTGCCCGGCATGCCCGTGGGCAGCCCCGGCATGGACGGCCCCGACTACGGCGGCCGCAAGGATCCGTACGACGTGCTGCTCGTCACCCGCAACCTCATGAACAGCGACGTGAGCACCAGCGTGTTCACGAGCTACCGCTGA